The following is a genomic window from Sphingorhabdus sp. Alg231-15.
ATGAACCAGATTTCGAATCCAGCTATAAAATAATGCATGTAGTTTGATGATGTTCATGCCCCGAGATTATTCAACAGGAACATCTCAAACCCGCATGCCTTATTCAACATAAAAATGTTTCTTAGCGCTATGCTGTGATGGCTTTTACATCCATAACGGATGAGACTTCATGGCTGCGATATGCCGAAAGCGAACGTTATAAAGTGACCACCGGTTCGCTGAGAGTTGCGAGACTGAAGGACAGGATTTTCCAAAGTCCCTCTATGTTGTTTGATATTGATTTCAACCTTTGGCTAAAGACTCTCAAATTGTTTTCATTACAGAATATACCCGATCAACTGTGACAAGAAGATTAGCAACGCAATCAGCGTCAGACCAAATGCTGCTGAACGCCAATATGCAATTCCCATCAAGTAGAGCGGTGCAAACAAGATACGTCCCACCAAAAAAAGGCCAGCGGCAATCTGGGTCATGTCGTTGGACAGTTCAATAAATGTGGCGATGAAGATCAGCGGCAGGAACATCAACATCGCTTGACCATGATTGTTCACCGTTCGGTCTGCGCGGCTCTGCAAGAGTGTCTTCTCCTGCGGTTCATCACGGCTACCCAGCCGCCAAGCAAATCCCTGCCGACCCGGAACCAAGCCTCCCTGAATCATGACAAGGGTGATGTAGATGATCGTCAACCAACCGGCGACAGCGAGCTCGAATGTCATGATGAACCTTTCCGATAATATCAGGAGTCCGCGGTTAGAGACCCGAAAACGGCCCATCAATTACCTGGAAGGTTATGCTGGGTTATCAATATGAGTTCATTGAGACATCAATTTAGGTTCGAAATCCGGTTTATTCTGGCATCTTTCTTTTGAGATAGATTACCAAGTCAGTTTCGGCGGTTATCATTCCAATTTCTGAGCTGCACAAACGTCCAAGGTACTGCCAAGACACCAATCGCACCGACCGCTATATATCTGAGGTATCTGAGTCCGCTTTCATATGCACCATGTCCGGT
Proteins encoded in this region:
- a CDS encoding MAPEG family protein, whose amino-acid sequence is MTFELAVAGWLTIIYITLVMIQGGLVPGRQGFAWRLGSRDEPQEKTLLQSRADRTVNNHGQAMLMFLPLIFIATFIELSNDMTQIAAGLFLVGRILFAPLYLMGIAYWRSAAFGLTLIALLIFLSQLIGYIL